AATTAGGGAATGCAGAAGAAGCGAAAAAAGCCTATTTAGAAGAAGCTAAAAAAATCACAGCCGACATGAAAGACAAGAGGGTGCTAGAAGCGATTGAGAGAGGTGAAGTGTTAGAAATTGTGGCTTTGATCGCTTATTTGAATAGCTTGGGTAATTCCAGGATCAACACTAATCAAAACGCTAAATAAGGGGTGAATGATGGATTTAGAAAGTTTGAGAGGTTTTGCGTATGCGTTTTTCACTATTCTTTTTACACTCTTTTTATACGCTTATATTTTTAGCATGTATAAAAAGCAAAAAAAGGGTATCGTGGATTATGAGCGATACGGATACTTAGCGTTAAATGATGCTTTAGAAGATGAGTTGATTGAACCGCGCCATAAAAAAGTTCATGATAATGGCATAAAGGAAAGTTGAAATGGATTTTTTAAACGACCATATAAATGTTTTTGGCTTGATTGCAGCGCTTGTGATTTTAGTTTTAACCATCTATGAATCCAGCTCGCTCATTAAAGAAATGCGCGACAGCAAATCCCAAGGGGAGCTCATGGAAAACGGGCATTTGATTGATGGGATAGGGGAGTTCGCTAATAATGTGCCAGTAGGCTGGATCGCAAGTTTTATGTGCACGATTGTGTGGGCTTTTTGGTATTTTTTCTTTGGGTATCCGCTGAATAGCTTTTCTCAAATCGGGCAATATAATGAAGAGGTTAAAGCGCACAACCAAAAATTTGAAGCCAAATGGAAGCATTTGGGCCAAAAGGAATTGGTGGATATGGGTCAAGGCATCTTTTTAGTCCATTGTTCGCAATGCCATGGCGTCACCGCTGAGGGTTTGCATGGGAGTGCTCAAAATCTGGTGCGCTGGGGTAAAGAAGAAGGCATTGTGGACACCATTAAGCATGGCTCTAAAGGCATGGATTATCTCGCTGGGGAAATGCCCGCTATGGAATTAGACGAAAAAGACGCTAAAGCGATTGCGAGCTATGTGATGGCAGAAATTTCTAGCGTTAAAAAGACGAAAAACCCTCAACTCATTGATAAAGGCAAGGAGCTGTTTGAAAGCATGGGTTGCACAGGCTGTCATGGCAATGATGGTAAGGGCTTGCAAGAAAATCAAGTGTTTGCAGCCGATTTGACCGCTTACGGCACAGAGAATTTTTTAAGAAATATCTTAACGCATGGCAAAAAGGGCAATATAGGGCATATGCCGTCATTCAAGTATAAAAACTTTAGCGATTTGCAAGTTAAAGCGTTAGCCGAATTTATCCAATCGCTAAAACCCTTAGAAGATTAAAGGAAAAGAGATGAAATTTTTAAACGGATTAGCAGGGAATTTACTGATTGTGGTTATTTTATTGTGTGTGGCCGTTTTTTTTGCACTCAAAGCGATCCATATCCAAAAAGAGCAAGCCACCAATTATTACCGCTATAAGGATATTAACGCTTTAGAGACAAAAAACACCCAAAACCGGGCTAATTATGAATTAGTCAATCAAGGGAGTAAAAAATGAAATTCACGACTTTAGAAAAAATATTAGCCTTAATGGTAGTAGCGACCATTTTAATGACGATTGTTATTTCTTTTGTGCCTAACTTGTTTTTGTTTAGCACATGAGGATCTTATGGCTTGTAATAGCCTTTGTTTGTTGTTTGGGGGGCAATGATTATGTTTTTAATAATTCTAAAGGGCGTTTGGTAGGAAAAAGCGTTGCGTTTGTAGAGAGCGTTTCTAAAGAACTTTATCTTAAAACAGGCGTGCGTTTTGTGATTGATATGACGGATTTTGAAAAAAATCCTATTGCTTTGGTGGCTAAAAGTGAACGCCAAAATTATCAAGAGGGCTTTTTAAAGCAGCTCAAACCCCCTTTTGTGGTATTCTTTTTCTACCATGACGCTCAAAAAATAGAATTAGTGGCTAACCCTAAAGATTTGTTAGACACTGATAGGATCTTTTTTGAAAAAATCGCTCCCTTACTCCCCACAAACGCTAAAGAATACACGCCTCAAAGGATTTCAGCCATGCTTATTAACGGCTATTCGGTCGCAGTAGATATTTTAGCGGAAAAATATCGGGTGAATATTATGCAAAATTTTAACGCTCCTAAGGGAGTAACTTTTGTAAAGGTGGTTATTTATATTTTGTTATTGACGCTTTTAGGCGCGTTTTTGGGGCTTTATTTTTTTAAAAAATCTTAAGAGAGAAATCAATGAAAGAAAAAAACTTTTGGCCTTTAGGGATTTTGAGCGTGCTCATTCTTGGGCTTGGGATTGTGGTGTTTTTGGTGGTGTTTGCCTTAAAAAATTCGCCTAAAAACGATTTAGTGTATTTTAAGGGCCATAACGAAGTAGATTTAAACTTTAACGCTATGCTCAAAACCTATGAAAACTTTAAAGCCAATTATCGTTTTTTAGTGGGTTTAAAACCTCTTACAGAAAGCCCTAAAACCCCCATTTTACCCTATTTTTCTAAAGGCACGCATGGGGATAAAAAACTCCAAGAAAACCTTTTAAAGAACGCTTTGATTTTGGAAAAATCTAACACGCTTTATGCGCAATTGCAACCGCTCAAAACCGCTTTAGATCCGCCAAATATTCAAGTGTATTTAGCGTTTTATCCCAGCCAATCACAGCCCAGATTGTTAAGAACGCTTGATTGCAAGATCGCATGCGAGCCTTTAAAATTTGATTTGTTAGAGAGCGACAAAAGGGGGCGTTATAAGATCCTTTTTAAATTTGTTTTTAAAAATAAAGAAGAATTGATTTTAGAGCAATTGGCTTTTTTCAAGTAGCGCATTAAAAAATGCTTTTAGCGTTTTTTATTACTCAATCCTTAAAAAGCCTAAATTTTCTATCCGAATGGGTATAATAAGGCTATGGGTTTTTTAAAAGTTTTTAAACATGACGCCTTGGGGCAAGTAGGGAATGTTGTTGTGGGGAATTTTTTAATAACGCTCACTATTTTAGCGGTTTGTTTCTCTTCTCAAAGCGCTGAAGAAACAACCATGCTCACCCTAAGCTACACGCTTTTTTTTGTCTTGGGGGCGTTTTTACTAGTCGCAATCAGTGTGGGAGCGATCAGAAATCTCAACACGCTTTTTTCTAAAAGGGGGGTTTTAAGCTTTTCTTTACCCATTAGTTTAGAGTCTTTATTGCTCCCTAAGATCTTGCTCCCTGTGGCGTTTTTTATCTTCAGTTTGTTCTGGTTTGTGGCGAGCGTGCGTTTGGGCTATTATCTTTTTAACGCGCAATCCAGCGTGTTATTTATCTTGCACACCGCTTTAAAAACCTTTGTGTTAAAACCCACTAAAACTTTAGGTATCGCGCTGTTTTTAGGGCTTGTTTTAATGAAATTTTTATTTGTTTTGAGCGTTTTAAATACTGCTAGGATCAAAAAAGCGCGTTTTTTACTAGGGGGGCTGTTATTCATTCTTGTGGGGGTTGTTTTAGAATTAGCGTTTAATTCGTTACTGCCCTTAATGAGCTCTAATTTAAGCATCAATGAGGGGTTTTATTACTTCCTACAACAACAAGAATTACAAGAAAATAAATACTACCTTTTGTGGGGGGTGGATTTTTTAAAAATCCTTTTATTGTATGCGATGATCCGTTACTTGCTTATGCATAAATTAGAATTGGATTAAGAAAAGCGGTATTGCAAATATTCATCAGTGAGCAAGCAATCTTTAGTCTTTAACAAACTGGCATAAAACCCATGCTGATAGCCTAATTCAAAAAGCTTGTCTATTGCGAGAATTTGAATCTCGCTTAAGCGCGTTGAAGTTTCATTCGCATACAAGCTTAAATAAGTTTGTAAGCGCTCTATATTGACACGAATGAGCGAGCGTTCTAACAGCATGCCAGAGAGCAAATTTTGGTGTTTTAAAGCGACTTCAACCGCTTTAATCAAAGCCTTTTTAATCAAAATCGCGCGATACAAGGGGATAGAGCGCCTAATCGCCATGCCCCCTAAAGGCAAGGGTAAATCGCTTTGGGTCAGTTCTTGCCAAACATCCCACAATTCTTTTTCCACTTCTAATTCATTATGGAAATCTAAGATATTTTCATGGATGAGCACGCCCGCATGCACTTTTTCTTCCAAAACCGCTTTTTCAATATCTAAAAAATTCATGTAAGCGGTGCGCGCATGTTTGTAATAGATCTTAAACAAGAGAGCATTTGTGGTGTGCTCCCCGCTTAATGCAACTCTAAAATCTTTTTTCAATTTCACGCCCTTTTTTTTCACTAATTTAGGCCCATAGCCATTCCCAAAGCTAGTCGCTGTGGGGAGCAAGGCGTAATCGTTCGCAATTTTAGGGTATAGCCCAAAGCTGATTGCGCTCACATCGTAAGTGTTTTTTAGGGCTTCTTGGTTTAGGGTTTCAATATCAAGGGCAATATTGTGGAATGTTTTATTTTTAATGGGGCAATCTATCCAGCCAAACTTAATCGCATAATACATGAAAATATCATCAGCATCAGGGCTATGAGCGACACTAATCAAAGTAAAATCCTTTTGTGATAGGGTAAGTTCTTTTATTATAATAGATTTTAGGCTAGGATTTGATAGAATAAACAAATCAAATTCAATAAGGTAATTTAATGGCAATAGATGAAGACAAACAAAAAGCGATTTCTTTAGCAATCAAACAAATTGATAAGGTTTTTGGCAAGGGGGCGTTGGTGCGCCTTGGGGATAAGCAAGTAGAAAAGATTGACGCTATTTCTACAGGCTCGTTAGGGTTGGATCTGGCTTTAGGGATTGGGGGCGTTCCAAAAGGCAGAATCATTGAAATTTACGGGCCAGAGTCAAGCGGGAAGACCACTTTAAGCTTGCATATTATTGCAGAATGCCAAAAAAATGGCGGCGTGTGTGCGTTTATTGACGCTGAGCATGCCCTAGATGTGCATTATGCTAAGAGATTGGGCGTGGATACGGAAAATTTACTCGTTTCCCAACCTGATACGGGCGAGCAGGCTTTAGAAATTTTAGAAACGATCACCAGAAGCGGAGGGATTGATTTAGTGGTGGTGGATTCTGTAGCGGCTCTTACGCCTAAAGCGGAGATTGATGGGGATATGGGCGATCAGCATGTGGGCTTGCAAGCAAGGCTTATGAGCCATGCGTTAAGAAAAATCACCGGTGTCTTGCACAAGATGAACACTACTTTAATCTTTATCAATCAAATCAGAATGAAGATTGGCATGATGGGTTATGGGAGTCCAGAGACCACAACCGGGGGTAATGCTTTAAAATTCTATGCGAGCGTTAGGATTGATATTAGAAGAATCGCGGCTTTAAAACAAAACGAACAGCATATCGGCAATAGGGCTAAAGCCAAAGTGGTTAAAAATAAAGTCGCTCCACCCTTTAGAGAAGCGGAATTTGACATCATGTTTGGGGAGGGGATTTCTAAAGAGGGCGAAATCATTGATTATGGCGTGAAATTAGACATTGTGGATAAGAGTGGGGCATGGCTTAGCTACCAGGATAAAAAACTAGGGCAAGGCAGAGAAAACGCTAAAGCCTTATTGAAAGAAGATAAAGCCCTAGCGAATGAAATCACTCTTAAGATTAAAGAGAGTATTGGCTCTAATGAAGAGATCATGCCCTTACCGGATGAGCCTTTAGAAGAAATGGAATAGAAAGGATTTTGATGCTAACCATTAAAGATATTCATGCTTTAGAAGTGATGGATAGTAGGGGCAATCCTACCATTCAAGCCAGCGTGATTTTAAGCGATAACACTAAGGCGAGCGCGATTGTG
This region of Helicobacter pylori genomic DNA includes:
- a CDS encoding cytochrome c oxidase, cbb3-type, CcoQ subunit, with the protein product MDLESLRGFAYAFFTILFTLFLYAYIFSMYKKQKKGIVDYERYGYLALNDALEDELIEPRHKKVHDNGIKES
- a CDS encoding DUF4006 family protein; this encodes MKFLNGLAGNLLIVVILLCVAVFFALKAIHIQKEQATNYYRYKDINALETKNTQNRANYELVNQGSKK
- the recA gene encoding recombinase RecA, with the translated sequence MAIDEDKQKAISLAIKQIDKVFGKGALVRLGDKQVEKIDAISTGSLGLDLALGIGGVPKGRIIEIYGPESSGKTTLSLHIIAECQKNGGVCAFIDAEHALDVHYAKRLGVDTENLLVSQPDTGEQALEILETITRSGGIDLVVVDSVAALTPKAEIDGDMGDQHVGLQARLMSHALRKITGVLHKMNTTLIFINQIRMKIGMMGYGSPETTTGGNALKFYASVRIDIRRIAALKQNEQHIGNRAKAKVVKNKVAPPFREAEFDIMFGEGISKEGEIIDYGVKLDIVDKSGAWLSYQDKKLGQGRENAKALLKEDKALANEITLKIKESIGSNEEIMPLPDEPLEEME
- a CDS encoding menaquinone biosynthesis family protein, which codes for MISVAHSPDADDIFMYYAIKFGWIDCPIKNKTFHNIALDIETLNQEALKNTYDVSAISFGLYPKIANDYALLPTATSFGNGYGPKLVKKKGVKLKKDFRVALSGEHTTNALLFKIYYKHARTAYMNFLDIEKAVLEEKVHAGVLIHENILDFHNELEVEKELWDVWQELTQSDLPLPLGGMAIRRSIPLYRAILIKKALIKAVEVALKHQNLLSGMLLERSLIRVNIERLQTYLSLYANETSTRLSEIQILAIDKLFELGYQHGFYASLLKTKDCLLTDEYLQYRFS
- the ccoP gene encoding cytochrome-c oxidase, cbb3-type subunit III → MDFLNDHINVFGLIAALVILVLTIYESSSLIKEMRDSKSQGELMENGHLIDGIGEFANNVPVGWIASFMCTIVWAFWYFFFGYPLNSFSQIGQYNEEVKAHNQKFEAKWKHLGQKELVDMGQGIFLVHCSQCHGVTAEGLHGSAQNLVRWGKEEGIVDTIKHGSKGMDYLAGEMPAMELDEKDAKAIASYVMAEISSVKKTKNPQLIDKGKELFESMGCTGCHGNDGKGLQENQVFAADLTAYGTENFLRNILTHGKKGNIGHMPSFKYKNFSDLQVKALAEFIQSLKPLED